Below is a genomic region from Balaenoptera ricei isolate mBalRic1 chromosome 3, mBalRic1.hap2, whole genome shotgun sequence.
TGGCTACAAAGCAGAAGGGGTAAAACACTTGAATTGCCAAAAAACCTTAAAGATTATGCACAACCACCCATTAATTTCACCAATGAGAACCTAATTCCCCAAAATGtaggaaaattattttagttcttttctgAACAGAAACTAATGTCAGTAGATGGGAGGCAAACCGTAGAGTgggaaaatgggaaggaaaataCTCCTTCCAATGAGatttttaatttgcttctcttgctgatatttactgaatttttatcctcctcctcccctttgtTTTTAGTGGCCACAGATGTCTTTAATTCCAAAAACCTGGCCGTTCAGGCACAAAAGAAGATCTTGGGTAAAATGGCGTCCAAATCCATCGCTACCACCTTAATCGATGACACAAGCAGCGAAGTGCTGGATGAGCTCTACAGGGTGACCAAggagtacacccagaacaagaaggaggcagagaagaTCATCAAAAACCTCATCAAAACGGTCATCAAGCTGGCCATTCTTTACAGGAATAATCAGTTTAACCAAGATGAGCTAGCACTGATGGAGAAATTCAAGAAGAAAGTTCATCAACTTGCTATGACCGTGGTCAGTTTCCATCAGGTGGATTTCACCTTTGACCGGAATGTGTTATCCAGGCTGTTAAATGAGTGTAGAGAGATGCTCCACCAGGTCATCCAGCGTCACCTCACCGCCAAGTCACATGGACGGGTTAATAATGTCTTTGATCATTTTTCAGATTGTGATTTCTTGGCTGCCTTGTATAATCCCTTTGGAAATTTTAAACCCCACTTACAAAAACTGTGTGATGGCATCAACAAAATGTTAGACGAAGAGAACATATGAGCATGTGAGTTGAGATTGTGACTGCTCATGATTTATTTGAAGATGGAGCACTGCTgatttatgaaggaaaaaaaaataatgttttaaaaattacacatattTCAGAAAGACTTTGCCCAATTCAGTTGTCAGACATTAATGATAATGTTTTATGAGGCTTGTTTTATTTGAAGCAAAGCATATTGCCAAATATTCTGGTAAAAAGCTTCCCAGCGGTTAGCAGATCACGGGAAGATGTATGGTTGCATGATGCAAATGTAGAGTTATATAAAGAAAGATACGTGTGGCTCCAGACCTCAAGACGTCTTTTTTAGGGCAGTTGTTATGTTTGTGGCACATTGGATATTTCTATCATGTACAGAATTGTGTATTTTGATTCACCTTTATTCCTTACTATGTATGTGTACCTCTTTTAAAAAGCCAACAGCTCTCTCTTACTGTCATTTCTCCTtttgaaacaattccattttcaaGTTTACCTTTTGttaaaaattcttttgttaaAGACTTTGACATTCAAGAATTCCGTCTTAATTAAGAATTAAGATTCAAGAATTAAGGCAGTCAAATTGAAccttcagaaaaatagaaaactgctTCTCTGAAATCAATATTGTAGAAACCAATTGTATTTGACATAATGAATAATGTCTAACATAAGACTATGCTTCTGGAATCGAGTCCTGTTTTTCAGTACCAACAGTAATACTTCCCAAAACATGAAAATTCCCCAAAATGGCATACCATTGCCTTGAAATGCTTGCTGAGGGCTTAACTTACGTCATCTTGAAAACGTGCTGACGGAATCTCCATTTTTCATATCTGTTTTAAATGTAAGAGACAAAGAGGAAATCTAGATCATTCCCGATATTGGGACAATAAAAAGTAAGTGGTTTTAAGAATGATAAAACAATCTTTACCTTAGAGATGAGCCCATCAGAATAATTTAATTTAGGGGGATGAAAGGCAAAAGGGAAGACAGGATATTGCCAGAAGAACATGGGAATGAAAATGAATGCATTTCAATGTTTAGTAAGGTTTGATAGGTAAATAAAGAATGTCACTTTTTTATTTAACTGATAAGGTTTTTGCTATTTTGTTATTTGCTATTTTGATGAGTAAACCAAAGAATATTTGCATTCCAAGCAGTTTGTGTGTTgtttctatataattttatgtgTGAATGATAAAGTAAGCATTTgcttattttgtaaaaaaaaaaaaaaaaaaaaaatagaaacctgCTGGCCAACTATATCACCTAGGAAATGACAGACTCAGTCACCAGCGCTAAATGTTTGCAATGTCACTCTGTGATTTAGTGTACTCTTATGCCTTGAATTTGCCTGCCTCCCAGAATACTGATGTTAAAATAATAGCTCACCAGGAAAGGCCCTACAACTAAATATTCCAGAGGTTGAGATCTTCTTTAACCCACTACAGCCTAAAGGAGGTGGTAACTTTCTCTGGGACCCTCATGTGCTTATCTGAGTCAAGCAGCAGAGGCAAAGAGTATCTCCCTGTTTGATATTAAATCCTGACACCAAGGCTTGAACTGAAATTACCATCCTCACTTCCCAGGGCTGGTAGGTGACCACTATGAGTTAGCAATAGCATAGTGATTGCAGAATTGATCTGTCTAGCTTCAGAGCCTGCTAAATAGCTTCTAAATTTAGTTTAGCAGCCTTTCTTGACCAGCTCTGCTTTCCTCACTTGGGAAAACCTAACCTG
It encodes:
- the TNFAIP8 gene encoding tumor necrosis factor alpha-induced protein 8 isoform X3 — encoded protein: MASKSIATTLIDDTSSEVLDELYRVTKEYTQNKKEAEKIIKNLIKTVIKLAILYRNNQFNQDELALMEKFKKKVHQLAMTVVSFHQVDFTFDRNVLSRLLNECREMLHQVIQRHLTAKSHGRVNNVFDHFSDCDFLAALYNPFGNFKPHLQKLCDGINKMLDEENI
- the TNFAIP8 gene encoding tumor necrosis factor alpha-induced protein 8 isoform X2, producing MATDVFNSKNLAVQAQKKILGKMASKSIATTLIDDTSSEVLDELYRVTKEYTQNKKEAEKIIKNLIKTVIKLAILYRNNQFNQDELALMEKFKKKVHQLAMTVVSFHQVDFTFDRNVLSRLLNECREMLHQVIQRHLTAKSHGRVNNVFDHFSDCDFLAALYNPFGNFKPHLQKLCDGINKMLDEENI
- the TNFAIP8 gene encoding tumor necrosis factor alpha-induced protein 8 isoform X1, translated to MSVAVASAAAYPDTMHSEAEESKEVATDVFNSKNLAVQAQKKILGKMASKSIATTLIDDTSSEVLDELYRVTKEYTQNKKEAEKIIKNLIKTVIKLAILYRNNQFNQDELALMEKFKKKVHQLAMTVVSFHQVDFTFDRNVLSRLLNECREMLHQVIQRHLTAKSHGRVNNVFDHFSDCDFLAALYNPFGNFKPHLQKLCDGINKMLDEENI